From the Prunus dulcis chromosome 4, ALMONDv2, whole genome shotgun sequence genome, one window contains:
- the LOC117626656 gene encoding uncharacterized protein LOC117626656, whose product MHKTHWMNMLKPRYGITVPFNSLQILIQSLKREAFSAILGQNWANIWNVKVNTRVRYDPTHFSFGLKRVVVVFLQFSTSHTEESVKGRRGAMSGEELASTPPPKLLRLLYFVGAGFICTVGINKWLELQRKSILQQLQQQQQLPENAANALE is encoded by the exons atGCACAAGACGCATTGGATGAATATGTTAAAGCCAAGATATGGAATCACAGTCCCCTTCAATTCTCTGCAAATTCTAATTCAAAGTCTCAAAAGAGAAGCTTTTTCTGCCATCTTGGGCCAAAACTGGGCCAACATTTGGAATGTGAAAGTAAACACCCGAGTTCGATATGATCCAACCCATTTCAGTTTCGGACTAAAACGGGTCGTCGTCGTCTTTCTCCAGTTCTCTACTTCTCACACAGAAGAGTCTgtaaaaggaagaagaggagcAATGAGTGGAGAAGAATTAGCTAGCACCCCACCGCCAAAGCTCCTCCGTCTGCTTTATTTTGTCGGCGCTGGCT TTATTTGCACTGTTGGAATCAACAAATGGCTTGAGCTTCAGCGCAAGTCAATTTTACAACAGctgcagcagcaacaacagctCCCTGAAAATGCCGCAAATGCCCTTGAGTGA